From the genome of Maridesulfovibrio ferrireducens, one region includes:
- a CDS encoding permease — translation MEELNIKPCACSSGNKLEEIGSVGKVEKKEPGFFSGKTLWAALLVTVVIWFALYSQLLSFSKYFSFELLGLIPGSRIGETVQFFVYDTPKVLMLLGLVIFGIGIIRSYVTVEWTRKMLAGRRESVGNVMAALLGVVTPFCSCSAVPLFIGFVAGGVPLGVTFSFLISAPMVNEVALVLLYGMMGWKIATLYFVTGITIAIVAGWIIGRLGMEKHVEGWVKLATANPSGSLGAMSFEERVGFGLESVKDIVGKVWLYMVIGIAAGAAIHGYVPEGMMASIMGKGAWWAVPVSVLMGIPMYTNAAGVIPIVDALLGKGAALGTVLAFMMSVIALSFPEMVILRKVLKPKLIAVFVGVVAGGILIVGYIFNMII, via the coding sequence ATAAACTGGAAGAAATAGGAAGTGTTGGAAAAGTTGAAAAAAAAGAGCCTGGATTTTTTTCGGGGAAAACTCTTTGGGCTGCGTTGTTGGTGACTGTTGTTATCTGGTTCGCGTTGTATTCACAGTTGCTGTCTTTTTCTAAATATTTTTCGTTTGAACTTTTAGGGCTTATTCCGGGAAGCAGAATAGGGGAAACCGTACAATTTTTTGTTTATGATACACCCAAGGTTTTGATGCTGCTCGGGCTGGTAATATTCGGTATTGGAATTATTCGTTCTTATGTCACGGTAGAGTGGACGCGGAAGATGCTTGCCGGACGCAGGGAGTCTGTCGGTAATGTTATGGCGGCTCTTCTTGGGGTTGTTACTCCTTTCTGTTCCTGCTCGGCTGTTCCTTTGTTTATCGGATTTGTTGCCGGAGGCGTTCCTTTAGGAGTTACTTTTTCATTCCTTATTTCCGCGCCTATGGTTAACGAGGTCGCTCTGGTTCTTCTTTACGGGATGATGGGATGGAAGATTGCGACTTTGTATTTTGTAACCGGAATTACCATTGCTATTGTAGCTGGATGGATAATCGGTAGACTGGGCATGGAGAAACACGTTGAAGGCTGGGTTAAACTGGCAACTGCAAATCCTAGCGGTTCATTGGGAGCGATGTCGTTTGAAGAACGCGTCGGCTTCGGCCTGGAATCGGTTAAAGATATTGTGGGTAAAGTCTGGTTGTATATGGTGATTGGGATTGCAGCCGGAGCGGCTATTCACGGTTATGTTCCAGAGGGAATGATGGCCTCGATCATGGGCAAGGGCGCATGGTGGGCAGTTCCTGTTTCCGTATTGATGGGGATTCCCATGTACACAAATGCCGCCGGAGTTATTCCAATTGTGGATGCTCTTCTTGGTAAGGGAGCGGCTCTCGGAACTGTGCTTGCCTTCATGATGAGTGTCATTGCGCTTTCATTCCCTGAAATGGTGATTTTGAGGAAGGTGTTAAAGCCCAAGCTGATTGCTGTTTTTGTAGGAGTGGTTGCCGGAGGAATTTTGATTGTCGGATATATCTTTAATATGATTATTTAA
- a CDS encoding putative zinc-binding protein, whose product MLEKYETGFFVVACSGASKAGQAANSIAVKLDESGFSKMICLAAIGAGVDNCITMASNVQDLIIIDGCERKCACKMIEKAGLHPVHEFCLTELGFIESDDFDDPELIDELRKKIKLLFGQRRADSKYSVCGCETCPRK is encoded by the coding sequence ATGCTGGAAAAATATGAAACTGGATTTTTTGTTGTAGCATGCTCTGGAGCCTCAAAGGCCGGACAGGCCGCGAACAGTATTGCTGTAAAACTGGATGAAAGCGGTTTTTCAAAAATGATATGCCTTGCCGCAATCGGCGCAGGCGTTGATAACTGTATTACTATGGCTTCTAACGTTCAAGATCTCATAATTATAGATGGTTGTGAAAGGAAGTGTGCTTGTAAAATGATTGAGAAGGCAGGGCTGCATCCCGTCCATGAATTTTGTTTGACTGAACTTGGATTTATAGAATCAGATGACTTTGACGATCCAGAGCTTATTGATGAACTCAGGAAAAAGATTAAGCTTTTGTTCGGGCAACGTCGCGCCGACAGCAAGTATTCAGTTTGCGGTTGCGAAACTTGTCCTAGAAAATGA
- a CDS encoding Hsp20/alpha crystallin family protein translates to MLKDLLPQIRRRSRLRERPTNLLDLMEDLGKWPLSAFDRFPFEAEDFPPLDICEDEKEITIKAELPGLKPEDIDVTINQGRLTIKGEKKFEDEEKRDNYHRIERSYGSFQRSVSLPSNVETTQINAKFKNGILNLVIPKNETSESTKVKIES, encoded by the coding sequence ATGTTAAAAGATTTGTTGCCACAAATTAGACGCAGATCAAGACTAAGAGAAAGGCCAACAAACTTACTGGACTTAATGGAAGATCTTGGAAAATGGCCATTAAGTGCGTTTGATCGCTTCCCGTTTGAAGCCGAAGATTTTCCACCGTTAGACATTTGCGAAGACGAAAAAGAAATAACAATTAAAGCGGAACTTCCGGGATTAAAACCGGAGGACATTGACGTAACGATTAATCAAGGTCGCTTAACTATTAAAGGTGAAAAAAAATTTGAAGATGAGGAAAAAAGAGATAACTACCACCGCATCGAACGAAGCTACGGCAGTTTTCAAAGATCTGTGTCCTTACCTTCCAATGTTGAAACAACCCAAATTAACGCCAAATTCAAAAATGGAATTCTAAATCTGGTTATACCTAAAAATGAAACCAGTGAGTCTACCAAGGTCAAAATTGAATCATAA